Proteins from a genomic interval of Aquabacterium sp. J223:
- the guaA gene encoding glutamine-hydrolyzing GMP synthase encodes MHDKILILDFGSQVTQLIARRVREAHVYCEIHPNDVSDDFIRAYAPKGVILSGSHASAYEDHDLRAPQAVFDLGVPVLGICYGMQTMAQQLGGKVEWSDHREFGYAEVRAHGHTQLLNAIEDYSTVEGHGMLKVWMSHGDKVTGLPPGFKLMASTPSCEIAGMADEQRRFYGVQFHPEVTHTLRGRDLLNRFVLQICGARPDWVMGDYIEEAVARIREQVGDEEVILGLSGGVDSSVAAALIHRAIGDQLTCVFVDHGLLRLNEAELVMEMFGRNLGVKVIHVDATEQFMGHLKGVSDPEAKRKVIGREFVEVFQAEAKKLKSAKWLAQGTIYPDVIESAGGKTKKATTIKSHHNVGGLPETLGLKLLEPLRELFKDEVRELGVALGLPHEMVYRHPFPGPGLGVRILGEVKKEYADLLRKADAIFIEELRKTLDSTGTKTWYDLTSQAFAVFLPVKSVGVMGDGRTYDYVVALRAVQTSDFMTADWAELPYALLKKVSGRIINEVRGINRVTYDVSSKPPATIEWE; translated from the coding sequence ATGCACGACAAGATCCTCATCCTCGACTTCGGCTCGCAGGTCACGCAGCTCATCGCCCGGCGGGTGCGGGAGGCGCATGTCTACTGCGAGATCCATCCGAACGACGTGTCGGACGACTTCATCCGGGCGTATGCGCCCAAGGGCGTCATCCTGTCGGGCAGCCACGCCAGCGCCTACGAGGACCACGACCTGCGCGCGCCGCAGGCGGTGTTCGACCTCGGCGTGCCGGTGCTCGGCATCTGCTACGGCATGCAGACCATGGCGCAGCAGCTGGGCGGCAAGGTGGAGTGGAGCGACCACCGCGAGTTCGGCTACGCCGAGGTGAGGGCGCACGGCCACACCCAGCTGCTCAACGCCATCGAGGACTACTCGACGGTGGAGGGCCACGGCATGCTGAAGGTGTGGATGAGCCACGGCGACAAGGTCACCGGCCTGCCGCCCGGCTTCAAGCTCATGGCCAGCACGCCGAGCTGCGAGATCGCCGGCATGGCCGACGAGCAGCGCCGCTTCTACGGCGTGCAGTTCCACCCCGAGGTGACGCACACCCTGCGCGGACGCGACCTGCTCAACCGCTTCGTGCTGCAGATCTGCGGCGCCCGGCCGGACTGGGTGATGGGCGACTACATCGAGGAGGCGGTGGCGCGCATCCGCGAGCAGGTGGGCGACGAGGAGGTCATCCTCGGCCTGTCCGGCGGGGTCGATTCCAGCGTGGCGGCGGCGCTCATCCACCGCGCCATCGGCGACCAGCTCACCTGCGTCTTCGTCGACCACGGCCTGCTGCGGCTGAACGAGGCCGAGCTGGTGATGGAGATGTTCGGCCGCAACCTGGGCGTGAAGGTGATCCACGTCGACGCCACCGAGCAGTTCATGGGGCACCTCAAGGGCGTGAGCGACCCCGAGGCCAAGCGCAAGGTCATCGGCCGCGAGTTCGTCGAGGTGTTCCAGGCCGAGGCGAAGAAGCTGAAGTCGGCCAAGTGGCTGGCCCAGGGCACCATCTACCCCGACGTCATCGAGTCCGCCGGCGGCAAGACCAAGAAGGCCACCACCATCAAGAGCCACCACAACGTCGGCGGCCTGCCCGAGACGCTCGGCCTGAAGCTGCTGGAGCCGCTGCGCGAGCTGTTCAAGGACGAGGTGCGAGAACTCGGCGTGGCGCTCGGCCTGCCGCACGAGATGGTCTACCGCCACCCCTTCCCCGGCCCTGGCCTGGGCGTGCGCATCCTCGGCGAGGTGAAGAAGGAATACGCCGACCTGCTGCGCAAGGCCGACGCCATTTTCATCGAGGAGCTGCGCAAGACGCTCGACTCGACCGGCACCAAGACCTGGTACGACCTGACCAGCCAGGCCTTCGCCGTCTTCCTGCCGGTCAAGAGCGTCGGGGTGATGGGCGACGGCCGCACCTACGACTACGTGGTCGCGCTGCGCGCCGTGCAGACCAGCGACTTCATGACCGCCGACTGGGCCGAACTGCCCTATGCGCTGCTGAAGAAGGTGTCGGGCCGGATCATCAACGAGGTGCGCGGCATCAACCGTGTGACCTACGACGTGAGCAGCAAGCCGCCGGCGACGATCGAGTGGGAGTGA